The DNA region TTTAACGTGGACCGAACCAGTATTTACATTGATGAAAGCCAGCCTGCGATAAAGCTCTATCTAAATTCTGGAATGGTAGATAAAAGCCAGAATTGCAAGCTTACCCGACTGAAATAGGGCACAGCCAGTCGGTGCTCCCGGCTTCACGGGGCCGCACGAACGCCTGGCGAATCTCGTCCAGGGCGCCAAACCACGCACACAGCACCAGGGCCGCCGCCGGGCGCCCGGTGGCCCGCGCCACGCACAGGCCCAGCGCCGCGTAGCTCAGAAAATGAACAGCCCAGTCCCAGGGATGCACCAGCCGGGGCCCGGGGGTCTGCGGCTGGCTGCTGAAGAACCAGATCAGGACCATGACCACCAGCGCCGGCACCCACCAGCCGGGGCGGGGGCGCGCGCTCAATCGTGCCCCCCGCCGTGCGGGTGCTCCACCAGCTCAATCAGGGTGCCCTGGCCCCATTTGGGGTGCAAAAAGGCCACGCGCGTGCCCGCCCGCCCCGGCACCGGGGCCTCTTGCAGAAAGCGGGCGCCCCCCAGCTTCAGGCGGGCCATTTCGGCGTCCAGATCGGCCACGCGGTAGGCGGTGTGGTGCAGGCCCGCGCCCCGCTTGTCCAGAAAGACCGCAATGGGGCTGTCCGGGCGGGTGGGGGTGAGCAGTTCAATCAAGGTGTCACCCACCTGATAGGCCCGCACACGCACGCCCTGGGTGCCCACCTCCTCGTCGGGGCCTTCGACCTTCAGGCCCAGGGCTTCATAGGGCGCGGCCCCAGCGTCCAGGTCCGGGGTGGCGATGGCAACATGGTCCAGCAGCAGCACAGACATGCGCGCAGGCTAATACGAAATGGCCACGAAGCGCCCTACGCAGAGGTCGGAGGAGGCAAAGGGCTTTTCCCACTTCCTACTGCCTACACCCCACTCCCCCTACTGCGGGCGCGCCCGGATATACCAGTGCGCCACCGCGCGCATCACGTCCTTGCTTTCGCCGTCCTGCACGGTCACGTTCACCACCAGCCGGGCCTTACCCTCGCGGGCGAAGTCGGCGTGGGCGCCCGGCAGGGTCGCCGGGTCGGCCACCTCGGCGCGGGCGGTCAGGTCGCCCTGGGCGCGGTTCACGTAGTGGGTTTCCAGTTTCTCAATCAGGGGCACAGCGCTCATCAGCTGCGCGGCAAAGGCCCCGGCAAAGGCGGCGCCACTCACGGCCTCGGCCAACAGGAACTGCACGCCCGCGTGAATGGTCCCCAGGTGGTTGCGAAAGGGCGCCGTATCGGGCGCCTGCCCGGTGGCCCAGCCCACGCCCACATCGGTAATCTGCACGCCCACGGTGGCGTTCATGGGAATGTCGTGCAAGGCTTTTTTCACGGCGGCAGCGGCAAAGGCGGGCAGGGCGGCAGACTGGGTCATGGGGGAAACCTCCGGGTGAATTTGAACTCAGTCCAAGTATACGGGTGAGCCGGAGGCGCAAACAGCGGTGCCCCCTCATCCGGCACGCAGATGGGGAGAAGGCAAGGGACGAGCGGCCTCGCCGCGCCGCACCGCAGATTCAGAGAGCTCCGCAGGAGAGCGCACACGAGAACAGACGGAACGACGATGGAACAGCAGCCCTTCACTCTTCCCCAGAGGCTTTGGTATCAGCGCCGTCCTGTAGCACAC from Deinococcus multiflagellatus includes:
- a CDS encoding VanZ family protein, which encodes MSARPRPGWWVPALVVMVLIWFFSSQPQTPGPRLVHPWDWAVHFLSYAALGLCVARATGRPAAALVLCAWFGALDEIRQAFVRPREAGSTDWLCPISVG
- the mce gene encoding methylmalonyl-CoA epimerase, with the translated sequence MSVLLLDHVAIATPDLDAGAAPYEALGLKVEGPDEEVGTQGVRVRAYQVGDTLIELLTPTRPDSPIAVFLDKRGAGLHHTAYRVADLDAEMARLKLGGARFLQEAPVPGRAGTRVAFLHPKWGQGTLIELVEHPHGGGHD
- a CDS encoding DUF4442 domain-containing protein; its protein translation is MTQSAALPAFAAAAVKKALHDIPMNATVGVQITDVGVGWATGQAPDTAPFRNHLGTIHAGVQFLLAEAVSGAAFAGAFAAQLMSAVPLIEKLETHYVNRAQGDLTARAEVADPATLPGAHADFAREGKARLVVNVTVQDGESKDVMRAVAHWYIRARPQ